The following proteins are co-located in the Candidatus Nitrotoga sp. AM1P genome:
- the lepB gene encoding signal peptidase I, whose translation MDFALIMFVLLLVTGSVWLLDRFVLQSKRIASAKEPWWVEYSKSFFPVILVVFMLRSFLVEPFKIPSGSMIPTLQVGDFILVNKFTYGIRLPIISKKLVEINSPSRGDVMVFHYPENPSLDYIKRVVGLPGDQIAYRNKKVFVNDVLQEQQPDGDYNYVETALNFVHTERYRENLTGHVHSMLVNPEVPSIHLGAVAEFPHRENCAYSEKEVRCIVPAGHYFMLGDNRDNSRDSRYWGFVPDNMIVGKAFMIWMNFSDLKRIGLSID comes from the coding sequence ATGGATTTTGCTTTAATTATGTTTGTATTGCTGCTGGTTACCGGTAGCGTGTGGTTACTGGATCGCTTTGTGCTGCAATCGAAACGCATAGCGTCCGCCAAGGAACCTTGGTGGGTAGAGTACTCCAAGAGTTTTTTCCCTGTTATTCTGGTGGTATTCATGTTGCGCTCATTTCTGGTTGAGCCGTTCAAAATACCGTCTGGGTCGATGATTCCTACTTTACAGGTGGGCGATTTCATCTTGGTTAATAAGTTTACTTATGGCATTCGTTTGCCCATCATCAGTAAGAAGCTGGTAGAAATTAATTCCCCCAGCCGAGGTGACGTGATGGTATTTCATTATCCGGAAAATCCATCGCTAGATTATATTAAGCGAGTGGTTGGATTGCCTGGTGACCAAATTGCATATCGCAATAAGAAAGTGTTTGTGAACGATGTGCTGCAAGAGCAGCAGCCGGACGGTGATTATAATTATGTGGAGACTGCACTGAACTTTGTGCATACCGAACGTTATAGAGAAAATTTGACTGGGCATGTTCATTCAATGTTAGTAAATCCAGAAGTGCCCAGCATTCATCTCGGCGCGGTGGCGGAATTTCCTCATCGAGAGAATTGTGCATACAGCGAAAAGGAGGTGCGCTGTATAGTTCCAGCTGGGCATTATTTTATGCTGGGTGATAATCGAGATAACAGCCGAGATAGTCGTTATTGGGGTTTCGTGCCGGATAATATGATCGTTGGCAAAGCATTCATGATCTGGATGAATTTTAGCGATTTGAAACGTATAGGCTTATCCATTGATTGA
- a CDS encoding DUF4845 domain-containing protein yields MIKTIANRQRGVSLSGLLVWSVILIIAAIGGMKVIPAYVQDAEIKSILSTIVNDPEMQGAQSKDIRESFSKRAMMNNINVVTANDIEIVKDARGLSLNISYQVKIPLVGNASLLLEFNPSSFKK; encoded by the coding sequence ATGATCAAAACAATAGCAAACAGGCAGCGTGGCGTGAGTTTGTCTGGTCTTCTGGTATGGTCAGTAATATTAATAATAGCGGCAATTGGCGGCATGAAGGTTATCCCGGCGTATGTTCAGGATGCCGAAATTAAAAGTATTCTCTCTACCATCGTGAATGATCCTGAAATGCAAGGGGCTCAATCCAAGGATATTCGTGAATCGTTCAGTAAGCGCGCCATGATGAATAACATTAATGTCGTCACGGCAAATGACATTGAGATAGTCAAGGATGCACGCGGCCTATCACTGAACATTAGCTATCAAGTTAAAATACCACTGGTTGGCAATGCTAGCTTGTTACTTGAATTCAATCCAAGTAGTTTTAAAAAATAG